One region of Armigeres subalbatus isolate Guangzhou_Male chromosome 3, GZ_Asu_2, whole genome shotgun sequence genomic DNA includes:
- the LOC134221661 gene encoding probable basic-leucine zipper transcription factor Q, which produces MLTNIERGVINVTNNNRAYATEIKNKLSAFLDTPPPDDLIVEKAQQQSFQDSNERQKASEHLQQQQNQQSQQDVTNNAIMDLFAERRAKFSKLSKEAQAKKDRSSAGWRMLGKKGKGETINPYRAEPLIQKVQHQPENYQQSQSQQQQQQQPAQLSCSSESRLQMDIEHPPLLDPMRPPISSVAQIIRKPLPVETYCEHDGTPHRPQIAIHFLAPIGSLWITAHCGLSILVV; this is translated from the exons ATGCTTACCAACATTGAGCGGGGCGTCATCAATGTCACCAACAACAACAGAGCATACGCTACAGAAATTAAAAACAAGCTATCAGCATTTTTGGACACACCTCCTCCGGACGACCTCATAGTAGAAAAAGCG CAACAACAATCTTTCCAAGACTCCAATGAACGGCAAAAGGCATCAGAACatctacaacaacaacaaaatcaacAATCCCAGCAAGACGTGACCAATAATGCAATCATGGACCTGTTTGCAGAGCGTCGAGCCAAATTCTCTAAATTGAGCAAGGAAGCGCAAGCGAAAAAGGACCGTTCTTCCGCTGGTTGGCGAATGCTGGGAAAGAAAGG aAAGGGTGAAACTATCAACCCATATCGAGCAGAACCACTTATTCAAAAAGTACAACATCAACCAGAAAACTATCAACAGTCACAaagccaacaacaacaacaacaacagccagCACAACTTTCTTGCAGCAGTGAAAGCCGACTTCAAATGGATATCGAGCACCCTCCTCTGCTGGACCCAATGCGACCACCTATA agctccgtaGCTCAGATCATTCGGAAGCCACTTCCAGTGGAAACATACTGCGAGCACGACGGCACGCCACACCGTCCGCAAATCGCCATCCACTTTCTTGCACCCATCGGATCGTTATGGATAACGGCCCATTGCGGTCTTTCGATTTTGGTggtgtga